From Polynucleobacter difficilis, a single genomic window includes:
- a CDS encoding class I SAM-dependent methyltransferase — protein MKGYYEFETHWKIAADISSYELARYKSGADLIPDDVVSLVDIGCGNGGFLASIERQIGRDIKLQGFERSASAISNKLCKTEIVKGDIDRLDFGNQKVDLVSCLAVLEHLPEALEASLIGKMIDLTSKYILIDVPYKERRVRVACPSCGCRFDPHLHLRSYAISDIEKRFPAFKVKKKLVLSGPESLLTILIRFFRIEVSASLGGPKICPQCGTNSKEVLDSAEVGNRGERYDARLKSLLKKIQPKFILKREVFLLLEKI, from the coding sequence ATGAAAGGTTATTACGAATTTGAGACTCACTGGAAAATAGCTGCAGATATATCTAGTTATGAGCTAGCCAGATACAAAAGTGGTGCCGACCTAATTCCTGATGATGTGGTTTCGTTGGTTGATATTGGATGTGGAAATGGTGGATTTCTTGCGTCGATAGAGAGGCAAATAGGTAGAGACATAAAGCTTCAAGGGTTTGAAAGATCTGCATCAGCTATCAGTAACAAGTTATGTAAGACTGAGATTGTGAAAGGCGATATTGACAGATTAGATTTTGGCAATCAGAAAGTTGACCTTGTCTCATGTTTGGCTGTATTGGAGCATTTGCCAGAGGCTCTAGAGGCCTCTCTTATTGGTAAGATGATAGATTTGACATCCAAGTACATTCTAATAGATGTCCCATATAAGGAGCGTCGCGTGAGAGTTGCTTGCCCATCTTGCGGATGCAGGTTTGACCCACATTTGCACCTAAGAAGTTATGCAATCAGCGACATTGAGAAAAGATTCCCCGCATTCAAAGTTAAAAAGAAGCTTGTCTTGTCAGGACCAGAATCGCTGCTAACAATCTTGATAAGATTTTTTCGAATAGAAGTTTCAGCAAGCTTAGGGGGGCCTAAAATATGCCCACAGTGCGGCACAAATTCTAAAGAAGTTTTGGACTCTGCTGAAGTTGGTAATAGAGGTGAGCGTTATGATGCCAGGCTTAAAAGTCTATTGAAAAAGATTCAGCCGAAATTTATATTGAAGAGAGAAGTATTTTTATTGCTCGAAAAAATCTGA
- the asnB gene encoding asparagine synthase (glutamine-hydrolyzing), with protein MCGIAGIISLREVDKDLIGRMKSQIMHRGPDASGIAMLNLEATEENCPDIFLGLAHTRLSIVDLSSSSDQPLMYLGRYTITFNGEIYNYKQLRDELVLRGHVFQTSSDTEVVIAAYVEWGPDCLNRFNGMWAFCLIDTLKNQIFISRDRIGKKPFYFALRDEQSFVFASEIKAILEVLKAPVEYDSKLVDNYIQKGPEEWCEDTVFKGIKRLPPATYIYCKLQNLMSYPKLIKFWELKPNLSDEEFNEAKALEYAKQYYEILKNSVEIRIPDEVNFGITLSGGLDSSCILYLVSEILKTRNSTNIPFTFSSVYKTSEYQYCDESKYIQISVNSVNCRSFSIEPNPAELEVEIETYLRLLDTPPQNTLMSSWFTYRLAKSHGIKVLIEGQGADETQGGYESYLMFYIANMQLFSALKNSIKAWNVAAQKKWIVLGCIFAFAKSILGKNYAVKMVGLLKISSSPYLPLNAVLKNSLVNPLQNLIHYADRGSMGHSIESRMPYLDYRLVEFLASVPSCYKIHKGWTKYLSRIAFSNRLPDEIVWRKEKMGWPAPERQWFDKELRRYSDDEISKYIGINDKKIHYLYKKNFGRYVRLYCLAINKKIFSRSWG; from the coding sequence ATGTGTGGAATTGCAGGCATCATCTCCTTGAGAGAAGTTGATAAAGATTTAATAGGACGGATGAAGTCTCAGATCATGCATAGAGGCCCAGATGCATCTGGCATCGCTATGTTAAATTTAGAGGCAACAGAAGAAAATTGCCCGGATATATTTTTAGGTTTAGCACATACAAGATTATCAATTGTTGATCTTTCGTCCAGCTCAGATCAACCCCTTATGTATTTAGGTAGATATACCATTACATTTAATGGTGAAATCTACAACTATAAGCAGTTAAGGGATGAATTAGTTCTGCGTGGACATGTTTTTCAAACATCCTCAGACACTGAAGTGGTCATTGCAGCTTATGTTGAGTGGGGCCCGGATTGCCTAAATAGATTCAATGGAATGTGGGCATTTTGTTTAATAGACACATTGAAAAATCAGATATTCATATCGCGGGATAGGATTGGAAAGAAGCCGTTTTATTTTGCATTAAGGGATGAACAAAGCTTTGTTTTTGCATCCGAAATAAAGGCAATTTTGGAAGTGCTCAAAGCGCCTGTAGAGTATGACTCTAAATTGGTGGATAACTATATTCAAAAAGGACCAGAAGAATGGTGTGAGGATACAGTTTTTAAGGGGATAAAGCGTTTACCACCTGCCACATACATTTATTGCAAACTTCAGAATCTTATGAGCTATCCTAAATTAATTAAGTTTTGGGAGCTTAAGCCAAATTTATCTGATGAAGAATTTAACGAGGCCAAGGCGCTTGAATATGCAAAGCAATATTATGAAATATTAAAAAATTCTGTAGAAATCAGGATACCAGATGAGGTCAATTTCGGGATTACATTATCAGGCGGCCTTGATAGTTCCTGTATCTTGTATTTAGTAAGCGAGATTCTAAAAACTAGAAATTCTACCAATATACCTTTCACATTCTCATCGGTTTATAAAACCTCAGAGTACCAATATTGTGATGAAAGTAAATACATACAAATCTCTGTTAATAGCGTCAATTGCAGATCGTTTTCTATAGAGCCAAATCCTGCTGAATTAGAAGTCGAAATCGAGACTTATTTACGCTTACTGGATACCCCACCTCAAAATACATTGATGTCTAGTTGGTTTACTTATCGACTTGCTAAAAGCCACGGAATAAAGGTCTTGATTGAGGGGCAAGGCGCGGATGAAACACAGGGTGGATATGAGTCATATCTAATGTTTTACATTGCAAATATGCAATTGTTCTCTGCATTAAAAAATTCAATTAAAGCATGGAATGTTGCCGCACAAAAAAAATGGATTGTGTTGGGGTGTATTTTTGCATTTGCCAAGAGCATCTTAGGGAAAAATTATGCAGTAAAAATGGTTGGGCTTTTAAAGATAAGTTCATCCCCATACTTGCCGTTGAACGCTGTTTTAAAAAATTCTCTAGTCAATCCACTGCAAAATTTAATTCATTATGCGGATAGGGGCTCAATGGGACATTCAATAGAATCTAGGATGCCCTATTTAGATTATCGGCTAGTAGAATTTCTTGCATCAGTACCAAGTTGTTACAAAATTCACAAAGGCTGGACAAAATATTTATCAAGAATAGCATTTTCAAACAGATTGCCTGATGAAATTGTGTGGAGAAAAGAAAAAATGGGTTGGCCTGCACCCGAAAGACAATGGTTTGATAAGGAATTGCGAAGATATAGTGATGATGAAATTTCCAAATACATTGGGATTAATGATAAAAAAATCCACTATTTATATAAAAAAAATTTTGGACGTTATGTGCGTTTATATTGTTTGGCAATAAATAAAAAAATATTTTCAAGGTCATGGGGGTAA
- the wecB gene encoding non-hydrolyzing UDP-N-acetylglucosamine 2-epimerase codes for MNKKIMTIVGARPQFIKAAPVSFEISERNGLEEVLVHTGQHFDDAMSGIFFRELGLPQPNFNLGISNMAHGDMIGSMLIELTKVIGSVRPDMVLVYGDTNSTLAGALAARKCNIPVAHVEGGLRNYDLSIPEDTNRVLTDRISDIIFYSTNVAFKNLEIEGFLNFPVKIYRTDDLLTDAIKLFKKYAKEPTSLIKRPYILATIHRESNTSSDSLKIIINALNLISKDCNIYFPCHYRTKKAIKDLDLSLSGNIHCVEPLGYLEMLYAIENSKFVITDSGGLQREAYLFNKKSLLLMGYTPWEELVDGGYSMTSEINSKKIASNYFDMNSKNVDFSTEIYGSGKGAKKIVDVLFEVLNEV; via the coding sequence ATGAATAAGAAAATAATGACTATTGTCGGCGCTCGACCACAATTTATTAAGGCCGCACCAGTATCTTTTGAAATTTCGGAAAGAAATGGACTAGAAGAAGTTTTAGTACATACAGGGCAACATTTTGATGACGCAATGAGTGGGATTTTTTTTCGAGAGCTTGGGCTTCCTCAGCCAAATTTTAATTTGGGAATATCAAATATGGCCCATGGTGATATGATAGGATCGATGTTAATTGAGTTGACGAAGGTGATTGGTTCAGTGAGGCCGGATATGGTTCTTGTATATGGAGACACAAACTCAACCTTAGCAGGCGCTTTAGCCGCAAGAAAATGTAATATTCCCGTTGCACATGTTGAAGGTGGATTAAGAAATTACGATCTTTCTATACCTGAAGATACAAATAGGGTATTAACAGATAGAATTTCTGACATCATTTTTTATTCTACTAATGTAGCTTTTAAGAATTTAGAAATTGAAGGTTTTTTAAACTTCCCGGTAAAAATATATAGAACTGATGATCTTCTAACTGACGCGATAAAGTTATTTAAGAAATATGCAAAGGAGCCTACTAGTCTTATTAAACGTCCATATATATTAGCAACGATTCATAGGGAGTCAAATACAAGTTCAGATAGTTTGAAAATAATTATTAATGCCTTAAATCTGATATCAAAAGACTGCAACATTTATTTTCCTTGTCATTACAGAACCAAAAAAGCAATAAAAGATTTGGATTTAAGTTTGTCCGGCAACATACACTGTGTTGAGCCACTTGGGTACTTGGAAATGTTGTATGCGATTGAAAATTCAAAATTTGTAATTACAGATAGTGGCGGGCTACAAAGAGAGGCATACTTGTTTAATAAAAAATCTTTATTACTAATGGGGTATACGCCATGGGAAGAGTTGGTTGATGGAGGCTATTCGATGACTTCAGAAATTAATTCAAAAAAAATTGCATCAAATTATTTTGATATGAATTCTAAAAATGTAGATTTCAGTACAGAGATATATGGAAGTGGCAAAGGTGCAAAGAAAATAGTGGATGTTTTATTTGAGGTATTAAATGAGGTTTAA
- a CDS encoding PIG-L deacetylase family protein — protein sequence MRFKENDRALILAPHCDDGELGLGGTISKLVSGKVDVVYVAFSLAEKSIPKGLPPDTTRKEVYKATDCLGIPAKNVILYDFEVRIFTDFRQKILDSMIELQKKINPKVVFIPSLSDKHQDHQVIAIEAIRAFKGANIFSYDLPWNSQKFTPNLFISISKIDLDRKKKSISCYESQKNKIYMNDDFVESLAIVRGAQSNYRYAEAFEIVKCNID from the coding sequence ATGAGGTTTAAGGAAAATGATCGAGCTCTAATATTGGCGCCACATTGTGATGATGGAGAGTTGGGCTTAGGCGGTACGATTTCAAAGCTAGTAAGCGGTAAGGTGGATGTTGTATATGTTGCATTTTCTTTGGCTGAAAAATCAATACCTAAAGGATTGCCGCCGGATACAACGCGGAAAGAAGTTTACAAAGCTACCGATTGTCTTGGAATACCAGCGAAAAATGTAATTCTTTATGATTTTGAGGTCAGAATATTTACGGATTTTAGGCAAAAGATTTTAGATTCTATGATTGAATTGCAAAAAAAAATAAATCCAAAAGTTGTATTTATTCCCTCATTAAGCGATAAGCATCAAGATCATCAAGTTATTGCAATTGAGGCTATCAGAGCATTTAAGGGCGCGAATATATTTTCTTATGATTTACCCTGGAATAGCCAAAAATTTACTCCAAACTTATTTATATCCATTAGCAAAATTGATTTGGATCGCAAAAAAAAATCAATATCTTGCTATGAATCCCAAAAAAATAAAATATATATGAATGACGATTTTGTAGAATCCTTGGCTATAGTGAGGGGTGCACAGTCTAATTATAGATATGCTGAAGCTTTTGAGATAGTGAAATGCAATATAGATTAA
- a CDS encoding UDP-3-O-(3-hydroxymyristoyl)glucosamine N-acyltransferase encodes MQYRLNVSQIEIEKFLNLKCSKNSITVSNICSYSRPLQNSLLFIKNNKMPVEHLKGCIIFCPKDYDLNQGENILLRVENPKFIFSKVISNFAQRKLKQGFISDDVEIGQGCVIGDQVSIGAGTKILNNVVIAPGVTIGSECYIKSGAVIGEEGFGMVFNNSSMPERVLHLGSVFIGDHVEIGANCTIASGSIDDTRIESFVKIDDQVHVAHNCVIHRGAIITAGVIFSGGVEVGSRAWIGPNSTIIQRTKIGEKALIGIGGIVTTDVNSSQTVMGISSMPLRALSKALKKILD; translated from the coding sequence ATGCAATATAGATTAAACGTAAGCCAAATTGAAATTGAAAAATTTCTTAATCTAAAGTGCAGTAAAAATAGTATTACAGTAAGCAATATTTGCTCTTATTCTCGTCCACTGCAAAATAGTTTGCTTTTTATCAAAAATAATAAAATGCCAGTTGAGCATTTAAAAGGCTGCATTATTTTTTGTCCAAAAGATTATGATCTTAATCAAGGTGAAAATATCCTTTTAAGGGTGGAGAATCCCAAATTTATTTTTTCAAAAGTAATATCTAATTTTGCCCAAAGAAAATTGAAGCAGGGCTTTATTAGCGATGATGTTGAAATTGGGCAAGGATGTGTAATTGGAGACCAAGTTTCTATTGGCGCAGGCACAAAAATATTGAACAACGTTGTCATTGCGCCTGGTGTTACTATCGGATCAGAATGCTATATTAAATCTGGCGCTGTAATTGGTGAAGAGGGTTTTGGTATGGTATTTAATAATAGCAGTATGCCAGAAAGAGTTTTGCATTTGGGCTCCGTTTTCATTGGGGATCATGTGGAAATAGGTGCAAATTGCACCATAGCAAGTGGTAGCATTGACGATACAAGAATTGAAAGTTTTGTAAAAATCGATGATCAAGTCCACGTCGCTCATAATTGCGTAATTCACAGAGGTGCAATTATTACTGCAGGTGTGATTTTTAGTGGGGGTGTTGAGGTAGGGTCTAGAGCATGGATAGGTCCAAACTCAACTATTATTCAAAGAACTAAAATTGGTGAGAAAGCCCTTATTGGAATAGGGGGGATAGTTACAACAGATGTCAATTCATCACAAACTGTAATGGGGATTTCTTCGATGCCATTACGAGCGTTAAGTAAAGCATTAAAAAAAATATTGGATTAA
- a CDS encoding glycosyltransferase family protein, producing the protein MAKSLSEHCDMLYVFTLGRIGIPNKWIDYELESTFLEDLPKNIKIVEINSLFKNILFIDIKNGQAKANVLGALSYLITSDLGLFWTPSLYKELKAYAKKLTPKYIIFTCPFFLPIILGVILKRKFSIPFVIDYRDLWFNKPMGHLSIIGKCLSYIIEKFCNNEAHLISTISKTYTNELLGSNPRKLVLYNLNNNNFFKYDKKNNLEYFNIVYIGSIYRGQRSFKPILNAISLFEKKIRNKIIINYYGDQGHILLEEFNEYSELNFIDNGRVLKENINRLIADSDLLISLVHTDEVTTKLSVKGIMTGKIFEYLPSKKPILNIAPKNAELVEFFKELGQNQVFSHTANDISGISKTILEIMELRKNIDIKLLPTWNQYFNKFWYELNKT; encoded by the coding sequence TTGGCAAAATCTCTTTCCGAACACTGCGACATGCTTTATGTGTTTACTCTTGGCAGAATCGGTATCCCAAATAAATGGATAGACTATGAGTTAGAGTCTACCTTTTTAGAAGACCTACCTAAAAATATAAAAATTGTAGAAATAAACTCATTATTTAAAAATATATTATTCATAGACATAAAAAATGGGCAAGCAAAAGCAAATGTATTGGGGGCGTTGTCATACCTAATAACCTCAGATTTAGGCCTTTTTTGGACTCCGAGTCTTTATAAGGAACTAAAAGCATATGCGAAAAAATTAACACCTAAATATATAATTTTTACATGCCCATTCTTTTTGCCAATAATACTCGGGGTAATTCTAAAGAGAAAATTCTCAATTCCATTTGTAATTGATTATAGAGATTTATGGTTTAATAAGCCAATGGGGCATCTTTCTATAATTGGTAAATGCCTCTCCTATATTATTGAAAAGTTTTGTAATAACGAAGCTCATTTAATTTCTACAATATCAAAAACTTACACAAATGAATTGCTTGGTTCAAATCCAAGAAAACTAGTTTTATATAATTTGAATAATAATAATTTTTTTAAATATGATAAAAAAAATAATTTAGAATATTTTAACATTGTATATATTGGATCAATTTATCGCGGGCAACGAAGTTTCAAGCCAATTCTCAATGCTATTTCATTATTTGAGAAAAAAATTAGAAACAAAATTATAATAAATTACTACGGTGATCAGGGTCATATTCTCCTAGAAGAATTTAATGAATATTCAGAATTAAATTTTATCGATAATGGAAGAGTTCTAAAAGAAAATATAAACAGATTGATTGCTGATAGTGATTTGCTAATATCGCTAGTACACACAGATGAAGTTACTACTAAGTTATCAGTAAAAGGAATTATGACGGGTAAAATATTTGAGTATTTGCCGAGTAAGAAGCCCATACTTAATATTGCACCTAAAAATGCGGAACTAGTAGAATTTTTCAAGGAACTTGGGCAAAATCAGGTTTTCTCACATACCGCTAATGATATTTCTGGAATAAGCAAAACTATATTAGAAATAATGGAGTTAAGAAAAAACATAGATATAAAATTACTCCCGACATGGAATCAGTACTTTAATAAATTTTGGTATGAGTTAAATAAAACTTAA
- a CDS encoding ATP-binding cassette domain-containing protein has translation MAALIPLLGIISNAELISTNKYHKIAFGFFGNESIKSYIIVLSIVTLLFYFFRGVIGFYYNKFISKFSFSIYLHFQKMLSRKFLETTYLDYLGKDIGDYLKLMTKELVNITTIYSSFVLIVSEIIIFLMIFTLLLYFDVRTTLSVTAVLSFIGVVNLLYVSKKIRIQGDVRELAESQIYINLKEIFSSFKLLKFSKSTPFFLNRLDSNTSKFIDANVQNQTISNTPRIMLETSAFMLVIIIAVLIWSRGSAGEAIASLSLFLFALFRLLPSINRIISSINIINYSMPSLDIISAELSRKEYNYNNQNILFLDSIELRNISFSYGHVNVINRVNIIIKKGEKVVITGRSGSGKTTIVDLISGLLTPSEGDIFVDGISISNPAAKLWQQKIGYLPQNPYICNDTVEENIFFGMPPDYEKLINVLNKTQMLDIFTNDNLGFKVILGDGGARLSGGQKQRIALARLLYAETEVIIFDEPIASLDKNTSNEIIELLFDAESNKTIIAIDHSGYIKNYCDREIVVENGTISAFNLR, from the coding sequence GTGGCGGCATTAATTCCGCTTTTAGGAATAATATCAAACGCAGAACTAATAAGTACCAATAAATATCATAAAATTGCATTTGGATTTTTTGGAAATGAAAGTATTAAATCCTATATTATAGTTTTATCGATAGTAACTTTACTTTTTTATTTTTTTAGAGGAGTAATTGGGTTTTATTACAATAAGTTTATATCTAAATTTTCTTTTTCTATATATCTCCACTTTCAAAAGATGCTATCTAGGAAATTTTTAGAAACCACCTATTTAGATTATTTAGGAAAAGATATAGGAGATTATTTAAAATTAATGACTAAAGAGCTTGTTAATATAACTACAATTTATTCGTCTTTTGTATTAATTGTAAGTGAAATAATAATTTTCTTAATGATATTTACTTTACTTTTATATTTTGATGTAAGAACAACGCTATCAGTTACAGCAGTATTATCGTTTATAGGGGTTGTAAATTTATTATATGTTTCAAAGAAGATACGTATTCAAGGGGATGTAAGGGAGTTGGCTGAGAGTCAAATTTATATAAACCTCAAAGAAATTTTCTCGTCATTTAAGTTATTGAAATTTTCTAAATCTACTCCATTTTTTTTGAATAGGTTGGATTCAAATACCTCCAAATTTATAGATGCAAATGTACAAAATCAAACAATAAGTAATACTCCAAGAATAATGCTTGAGACTTCTGCATTTATGCTTGTAATAATAATAGCGGTATTAATTTGGAGTAGAGGATCTGCTGGGGAAGCGATAGCATCATTATCATTATTTCTATTTGCCTTATTTAGGTTGCTTCCTTCTATTAATCGTATTATTTCATCAATAAATATTATTAATTATTCAATGCCATCACTTGATATTATTAGTGCTGAATTATCTAGAAAAGAATATAACTATAATAATCAAAATATTTTATTTTTAGATTCCATTGAATTAAGAAATATATCATTCTCCTACGGCCATGTAAATGTTATAAATAGAGTAAATATAATAATTAAAAAAGGAGAAAAGGTAGTTATTACCGGCAGAAGCGGTTCTGGCAAAACAACTATTGTTGACTTAATCTCTGGCTTGTTAACACCGTCAGAGGGCGATATATTTGTTGATGGAATAAGTATATCAAATCCTGCTGCTAAATTATGGCAACAAAAAATTGGATACCTGCCGCAAAACCCCTATATATGCAATGATACAGTAGAAGAAAATATTTTTTTTGGGATGCCGCCGGATTATGAGAAGTTAATAAATGTGTTGAATAAAACACAAATGCTCGACATTTTTACAAACGATAATCTTGGCTTTAAGGTCATTCTTGGGGATGGCGGAGCAAGATTAAGTGGGGGGCAGAAGCAGCGAATTGCCTTAGCTCGACTGCTCTATGCTGAGACGGAAGTAATTATTTTTGATGAGCCAATAGCCTCATTGGATAAAAATACTAGCAATGAAATTATTGAATTACTGTTTGATGCTGAGTCTAATAAAACAATAATTGCAATTGACCATAGTGGTTATATTAAGAATTACTGCGATAGAGAAATTGTTGTTGAAAATGGCACTATTAGTGCTTTTAATTTACGCTAA
- a CDS encoding glycosyltransferase yields MHLVRIIHIIIGLNVGGAEMMLVRLLKYKSITGGFECMVVSLTDVGKLGPTIEGMGIRVIAINITSILNLPFSFIKLIHIIKEYRPNIVQTWMYHSDLLGGIAARICGVKRVIWNIRNTQISHKNFSLSYFLVKLCAVFSYFLPTNIVCCANSVLSFHVARGFSRKKMLVINNGYELPKKYIFSNSEKIFSRERIGINRDDFIIGAVGRFDILKDYKNFILGAAEFARVVPNTKFILVGKDINWNNYLLVNWILEANMSTNFILLGERSDINELFLAMDIFCSSSKSEGFSNVVAEAMAMRLPCVVTNVGDSALIVGDSGIVVPPEDYVALSEGFFELFSLGACGRLLRGSRARELIINGFSIDFIGSLYMKLYLSDEKHCA; encoded by the coding sequence ATGCATTTGGTAAGGATAATTCATATTATTATTGGATTGAATGTTGGCGGAGCTGAAATGATGCTAGTACGTCTATTAAAATATAAATCTATAACTGGTGGGTTCGAATGCATGGTGGTTTCTTTAACGGACGTTGGTAAATTAGGGCCGACTATTGAAGGTATGGGTATCAGAGTAATTGCTATTAATATTACGTCGATATTAAATTTACCTTTTTCTTTTATAAAGCTTATTCATATAATTAAAGAATATAGGCCTAATATAGTACAAACTTGGATGTATCACTCCGATTTACTTGGTGGAATTGCGGCTCGAATTTGTGGTGTGAAAAGAGTTATATGGAACATCAGAAATACACAAATCTCACATAAAAATTTTAGCCTCTCATATTTTCTAGTAAAGCTGTGCGCTGTTTTTTCTTATTTCTTACCAACTAATATTGTTTGCTGTGCAAATTCCGTGCTTTCGTTTCACGTGGCAAGGGGGTTTAGTCGAAAGAAAATGCTTGTTATTAATAACGGTTACGAATTACCAAAGAAATATATTTTTTCGAACTCTGAAAAGATATTTTCTAGGGAGCGGATAGGAATAAATCGAGATGACTTTATCATTGGTGCTGTTGGTAGATTTGATATTTTGAAGGACTACAAAAACTTTATTCTTGGCGCAGCTGAATTCGCTAGAGTTGTTCCTAATACTAAATTTATTTTAGTCGGTAAAGATATTAACTGGAATAATTACCTGTTGGTTAATTGGATTTTAGAGGCTAATATGTCTACTAACTTTATTCTTCTAGGTGAGCGTAGCGATATTAATGAATTATTTTTAGCGATGGATATTTTTTGCTCGTCATCAAAATCTGAAGGCTTCTCTAATGTAGTGGCAGAGGCTATGGCTATGAGGTTGCCATGCGTTGTTACAAATGTGGGTGATTCAGCTTTGATAGTCGGGGATTCTGGCATTGTGGTGCCGCCGGAAGATTACGTTGCTCTCTCAGAAGGTTTCTTTGAGTTATTTTCGCTTGGTGCTTGTGGCCGCTTATTAAGAGGTAGTCGGGCTAGGGAATTGATTATTAATGGATTTTCGATTGATTTTATCGGTTCTCTTTATATGAAATTATATCTTTCGGACGAAAAGCACTGTGCGTAA
- a CDS encoding class I SAM-dependent methyltransferase codes for MRKNSLNEDNATIKGFGDEWERFDQSDLDKEEAQELFQRYFAIFPWWSLPDNAIGFDMGCGSGRWALLVAPKVFRLHCIDPSLALHVAKKNLINERNCTFHAASVGDEILEENSMDFGYSLGVLHHIPDTQAGINACVRLLKPGAPFLLYLYYAFDGRPFWFRSLWKISDFFRHFISRLPYGMRYLSTQLFAFLVYLPLARLCLFLEKLGVNEDFIDRLPLCSYRKSSFYTMRTDALDRFGTKLEKRFSKQQIEQMMTNGGLINISFSENVPYWCAVGYKGG; via the coding sequence GTGCGTAAAAATTCATTAAATGAAGATAATGCAACTATCAAGGGATTCGGCGATGAATGGGAAAGATTTGATCAGTCGGATTTAGATAAAGAAGAAGCGCAAGAATTATTTCAACGATACTTCGCAATATTTCCTTGGTGGTCGCTACCAGACAATGCAATTGGTTTTGATATGGGCTGTGGAAGTGGGAGATGGGCACTTTTAGTTGCCCCAAAAGTATTTAGACTGCACTGCATTGATCCAAGCTTGGCTTTGCATGTAGCAAAGAAAAATTTGATCAATGAAAGAAATTGTACATTTCATGCTGCTAGTGTGGGCGATGAAATCCTTGAGGAAAATTCTATGGATTTTGGTTATTCCTTAGGGGTACTTCACCATATACCAGATACTCAGGCCGGGATAAACGCCTGTGTGAGGTTACTTAAGCCAGGAGCACCATTCCTGCTTTATCTTTACTACGCTTTTGATGGCAGACCTTTTTGGTTTCGTAGTCTATGGAAAATTAGCGATTTTTTTCGCCATTTTATAAGTCGACTTCCATATGGCATGCGCTATTTAAGTACCCAGTTATTTGCCTTTCTTGTATATCTCCCTCTAGCTAGATTATGTCTTTTTCTTGAGAAGTTGGGTGTTAACGAGGATTTTATTGATAGGCTGCCCCTTTGCAGTTATCGTAAGTCTAGTTTTTACACTATGAGAACAGATGCTCTTGATCGATTTGGGACTAAACTGGAAAAACGTTTCAGTAAGCAACAGATTGAACAGATGATGACAAACGGCGGGCTAATTAATATTTCCTTTTCTGAAAATGTGCCTTATTGGTGTGCGGTTGGATATAAAGGAGGTTAA